From Parasteatoda tepidariorum isolate YZ-2023 chromosome 1, CAS_Ptep_4.0, whole genome shotgun sequence, one genomic window encodes:
- the LOC107436984 gene encoding guanine nucleotide-binding protein-like 1, giving the protein MPKRPPWDFSLSKEQLEMQEQKYFREYVKNLELKFGEQELSHFEMNLETWRQLWRVIEFSDIVLQVADIRYPVYHFSPALYDYVIKDLKKSMILVLNKIDLVPAPLVLAWQEYFKKHFPALNVMCFASYAGMILKEGKSGRRLGNLHMAIAGTCQLLKICEDIVGDAVNLSTWKKKINKERAQIGASGECYIDTNLDIESEEDKNNDTDIKQEPNDTSYYEGERYKDNVLTIGFVGHPNVGKSSFLNAVCGKKVVSVSRTPGHTKHFQTIMLCKNVRLCDCPGLVFPSLVPKPIQVLMGCYPISQLREPYSAIAYLGERVKLDVILKLTHPDFDPSKDSNDLKWSAYDICEAWAIKRGFRTAKTARPDIFRASNIILRMALDGRTICLAFYPPNYTEEKEMWSNHPSLKDIIAIQSHRQKEPSRGMHTAVDRIFSKSSEEIDDYEDSDSEEEDSRNDEADSEDSTEASASGNKFDLLNEEVNC; this is encoded by the exons ATGCCTAAACGACCTCCTTGGGATTTTTCTTTGAGCAAAGAGCAATTAGAAAtgcaagaacaaaaatatttcaga gaatatgtaaaaaatttagaattgaaatttggAGAACAAGAACTTagtcattttgaaatgaatttagaaACCTGGCGTCAGTTATGGAGAGTTATAGAATTTTCTGATATTGTTCTACAAGTGGCTGATATACGATATCCA GTATATCACTTTTCGCCTGCATTATATGATTATGTGATCaaggatttgaaaaaaagtatgattttggTGCTGAATAAGATAGATCTTGTCCCTGCTCCATTGGTTTTGGCCTGgcaagaatatttcaaaaaacattttcctgCATTAAATGTTATGTGCTTTGCATCTTATGCTGGAATGATCTTGAAAGAAGGGAAAAGTG gCCGACGACTCGGAAACTTACACATGGCTATTGCTGGAACTTgtcaacttttgaaaatttgtgaAGATATTGTTGGAGATGCAG TAAATCTATCtacttggaagaaaaaaattaacaaggaAAGAGCTCAAATCGGTGCTAGTGGTGAATGCTACATCGATACCAATTTGGATATAGAAAGTGAAGaggataaaaataatgacacGGATATAAAGCAGGAACCTAATGACACAAGTTATTATGAGGGAGAAAGATATAAAGACAATGTTCTTACAATTGGTTTTGTTG GTCATCCAAATGTAGGGaagtcttcatttttaaatgcagtttgcggtaaaaag gTTGTTAGTGTTTCCAGAACTCCAGGACACACAAAGCATTTCCAGACAATTATGTTATGCAAAAATGTGAGGTTATGTGATTGCCCAGGATTAGTATTTCCATCTTTAGTTCCTAAACCTATTCAG GTTCTAATGGGCTGTTATCCAATATCTCAGCTTCGTGAACCATATTCCGCTATAGCTTATTTAGGGGAGAGAGTGAAACTGGACGTAATTCTGAAACTGACACATCCCGATTTCGATCCATCTAAGGACAGTAACGATCTTAAATGGTCAGCTTATGATATTTGTGAAg CCTGGGCTATAAAGCGTGGTTTTCGAACAGCTAAAACTGCAAGGCCTGACATTTTTCGAGCatctaacataattttaagaatggcTTTGGATGGTCGCACTATCTGTTTAGCATTTTATCCTCCGAATTATACTGAAGAAAAAG AAATGTGGTCCAATCATCCTAGTCTAAAAGATATCATCGCAATCCAATCTCATAGACAAAAAGAACCATCCCGAGGAATGCATACTGCTGTTGATAGGATATTCTCTAAAAGCTCCGAGGAGATAGATGACTACGAAGATTCAGACTCCGAGGAAGAAGATTCTAGGAACGACGAGGCCGACAGTGAAGATAGCACGGAAGCTTCTGCATCAGGCAATAAGTTTGATCTTTTAAATGAAGAGGTGAACTGTTGA